Proteins encoded by one window of Actinocorallia herbida:
- a CDS encoding helix-turn-helix domain-containing protein, which yields MPPVEGLDPSASIRHKIAHDLRFFREQRGLSLADLAPVMGCLRTGVSNYEYARQGWNLQDRHAKALDEFYELPGHFQWLLQQCRSREAEDWFAEHLDKERKASQISLAELGQVPGLFQTEAYARAILIEAGSLALEAQLVKRMERQQILSRKDPPHVWALLDESILDRRIGGWDVMKPQLEWLIDLSARRNISIRIVPLSAGWHPGLSSSFKVLDVEGRRFAYTETTGGGRLTADRTEVEGFALRYRQIGAKALPEQISREIITATLEADDGA from the coding sequence ATGCCACCCGTCGAAGGGCTCGATCCGTCCGCATCCATCAGGCACAAAATCGCTCACGACCTGCGCTTCTTCCGTGAACAGAGGGGTCTCTCACTCGCAGATCTGGCACCCGTGATGGGCTGCCTTCGGACGGGTGTCTCGAACTACGAATACGCCCGGCAGGGCTGGAACCTGCAAGACCGCCATGCGAAGGCACTGGACGAGTTCTACGAGCTGCCCGGCCACTTCCAATGGCTCCTCCAGCAGTGCCGGAGCCGAGAGGCTGAAGACTGGTTCGCCGAACACCTGGATAAGGAGCGCAAAGCGTCGCAGATCAGTCTCGCTGAACTAGGCCAGGTTCCGGGCCTGTTCCAAACCGAGGCCTACGCCCGCGCGATCCTCATCGAGGCGGGCTCGCTCGCCCTCGAAGCGCAGTTGGTGAAGCGGATGGAACGGCAGCAGATCCTTAGCCGAAAAGACCCTCCGCATGTGTGGGCCCTGCTGGACGAGTCCATCCTTGATCGCCGCATCGGCGGCTGGGACGTCATGAAACCACAGCTTGAATGGCTGATCGACCTCTCAGCACGGCGCAACATCAGCATCCGAATAGTCCCTCTTTCGGCAGGTTGGCACCCCGGCCTATCCTCGTCCTTCAAGGTCCTGGACGTCGAGGGAAGGCGCTTCGCCTACACCGAGACCACAGGCGGCGGCCGACTGACCGCCGACCGAACCGAGGTCGAAGGCTTCGCCCTGCGCTACCGACAGATCGGTGCGAAGGCTCTACCCGAACAGATCTCCCGAGAGATCATCACCGCAACCCTGGAGGCCGACGATGGAGCGTGA
- a CDS encoding NaeI family type II restriction endonuclease, producing the protein MTTDLLPRTQSWPWSPARSNARTPLACASPKPSVTPSTWHSTAERTGRHHWDQLHKTEKDHFGGLAEIAVQRELGFPDGHTTEIAICDLDIGCKYARKEAEWDIPSEVHEEGLLFLGLWANDGQLLWSVGLVRPNEETLTPGAHNHHRLTTAGKLQINWLYRYAPLPDTSHSAST; encoded by the coding sequence GTGACCACCGACCTCCTACCGAGGACTCAGAGCTGGCCTTGGTCGCCAGCGCGATCAAACGCGCGGACCCCGCTGGCCTGCGCTTCGCCAAAGCCTTCCGTAACGCCTTCGACATGGCACTCGACAGCCGAGCGCACTGGCCGTCACCACTGGGACCAACTCCACAAGACCGAGAAGGACCACTTTGGCGGCCTCGCCGAGATCGCCGTGCAGCGCGAACTCGGGTTCCCCGACGGCCACACGACGGAGATCGCCATCTGCGACCTGGACATCGGCTGCAAGTACGCACGCAAGGAAGCCGAGTGGGACATCCCCTCAGAAGTGCACGAGGAGGGACTCCTCTTCCTTGGCCTGTGGGCCAACGACGGCCAGCTCCTCTGGTCAGTCGGCCTCGTCCGCCCCAACGAAGAGACCCTCACACCCGGCGCCCACAACCATCACCGACTCACAACGGCCGGAAAACTCCAAATCAACTGGCTCTACCGCTACGCCCCTCTACCCGACACGTCCCACTCCGCTTCGACGTAG
- a CDS encoding DUF3427 domain-containing protein, which produces MTDLAPGVYEQPITEHLQERLGRVDTNLVHRRDLEESEAVDVLVKHVALLVRQALKVTGEASEDPVSQQVEVANRIGAAIADVVAGSVREEDHLAASRDVLLEIAAGVQPDGTVSYLKRPDIPFSSSALLVNGRDQPKIGPEVIKELASADQVDLLCAFLKWQGLRLIESALKSFLDRGGKLRIITTTYMGATDKSAVDRLVELGAELRISYDVQRTRLHAKAWLFRRSSTLDTAYIGSSNLSRSAMLDGLEWNVRLARAEHGPILETFAATFDEYWNDPSFEPYDHERDGDRLTKALSQSNLNGANKLQIANIDVTPYGYQQEILDELEAARVEHGHWRNLVVMATGTGKTIVAALDYKRLLDQGKVDSLLFVAHTKEILLQSLHTFRTVLKDGSFGELFVDGQRPHQWKHVFASIQSLNGLTQLAADQFDMVIVDEFHHAAAKTYANLLDQLSPKSLLGLTATPERTDGASILHWFDGGAPTVELRLWEALEQGLLAPFHYFGIHDDVDLSSVAWRRGAGYDVKQLEDLYTSLDTRVSLIVQAVQDKLGELDTMKAVGFCVSIKHAEYMADRFNQRGIPAQAVTSAMTREQRENALVQLRDGSLKAVFTVDLFNEGVDVPSINTVLFLRPTNSATVFLQQLGRGLRITRDKPVLTVLDFVGTQRKEFRFDRNLSALTGVPRGELEDAVKDGFPTLPAGCAIDLDREVSKSVLASIKHALSFRRAEAVAELRALDDPSLSEYLQRTGRELEDLYGGTRGGWARLRREAGLDHRPVPDGRDDDLLGRTFSRMLHLDDRQRITFLKETLEQPTPPSLTTASPIEQRLLAMLHALMDSSRPLSEFDDNVGRLWDHPSRREELIQVTDVLLSRIHRVMSTIPEISHLPLRLHARYSKDEILSSFGIEKPRSWVQGIRWVDEEKADLFFVTINKTGKGFKPSTMYNDRAITPQLFQWESQSETRESSRDGQRYIHHVSRGSTVHLFLRETKAGAPPYLYAGPMTYLSHEGERPMRILWELRNAMPADVFHYAKVTAG; this is translated from the coding sequence ATGACGGATCTTGCCCCCGGCGTCTACGAACAACCCATCACCGAGCACCTCCAGGAGAGGCTCGGGAGGGTCGACACGAACCTGGTCCATCGGCGCGATCTTGAAGAATCCGAGGCCGTCGATGTCCTGGTCAAGCACGTTGCGCTTTTGGTGAGGCAGGCGCTCAAGGTGACCGGCGAGGCCAGCGAAGACCCGGTCTCCCAACAGGTCGAGGTGGCTAACCGCATCGGCGCTGCCATCGCTGACGTCGTAGCTGGATCGGTCAGGGAGGAGGATCACCTCGCGGCGAGCCGTGATGTCCTGCTAGAAATCGCGGCGGGAGTCCAACCAGACGGCACCGTCTCCTACCTTAAGCGTCCCGATATCCCGTTCTCGTCCTCGGCGCTCCTTGTCAACGGCCGCGACCAGCCCAAAATCGGTCCCGAGGTCATCAAGGAACTCGCTTCCGCAGACCAAGTTGATCTACTCTGCGCCTTCCTCAAGTGGCAGGGACTACGGCTTATCGAAAGCGCGCTTAAGAGCTTTCTCGACCGGGGTGGCAAGCTCCGCATTATCACCACGACCTATATGGGCGCTACGGACAAGAGCGCGGTCGACCGACTGGTCGAGTTGGGTGCCGAACTACGCATCTCCTACGATGTACAGCGCACCAGGCTGCATGCAAAAGCGTGGCTCTTCCGCCGCAGTTCAACTCTCGACACTGCCTATATCGGGTCTTCGAACCTTTCTCGCTCCGCAATGCTAGATGGCTTGGAATGGAATGTCCGACTTGCCCGCGCAGAGCATGGACCAATTCTTGAAACCTTCGCCGCAACCTTCGATGAGTACTGGAACGACCCGTCGTTTGAACCGTACGACCATGAACGCGACGGAGACCGGCTCACGAAGGCGCTCAGCCAAAGCAATCTCAATGGTGCAAACAAACTACAGATCGCCAATATCGACGTCACCCCATATGGCTACCAGCAAGAGATCTTGGATGAGCTAGAAGCAGCCCGGGTGGAGCACGGCCACTGGCGCAATCTCGTTGTCATGGCCACCGGGACAGGGAAGACGATAGTCGCCGCCCTCGACTACAAACGCCTTCTCGACCAAGGAAAAGTCGACTCGCTACTCTTCGTCGCCCACACGAAGGAGATCCTGCTCCAGAGCCTCCATACCTTCAGAACAGTCCTCAAGGACGGTTCCTTTGGCGAACTCTTCGTAGACGGACAACGTCCTCACCAGTGGAAGCACGTGTTTGCTTCCATCCAATCGCTGAACGGTCTCACCCAGTTGGCCGCCGATCAATTCGACATGGTCATCGTAGATGAGTTTCACCATGCAGCTGCAAAGACTTACGCGAACCTGCTCGATCAACTGAGCCCCAAATCTCTACTCGGCCTCACGGCTACCCCGGAGCGCACAGACGGGGCCTCCATCTTGCATTGGTTTGACGGGGGCGCTCCGACGGTCGAACTCCGACTCTGGGAGGCGCTAGAGCAGGGTCTTCTCGCTCCGTTCCACTACTTCGGTATCCACGATGACGTCGATCTATCTAGCGTGGCCTGGCGACGCGGCGCTGGGTATGACGTCAAGCAACTTGAGGATCTGTACACAAGCCTGGATACCCGCGTCAGTCTCATCGTTCAGGCGGTGCAAGACAAGCTTGGCGAGCTTGACACGATGAAGGCGGTCGGATTCTGCGTCAGTATCAAGCACGCCGAGTACATGGCCGATCGTTTCAACCAACGCGGAATTCCCGCTCAGGCGGTGACTTCAGCGATGACGCGTGAGCAGCGCGAAAACGCATTGGTTCAGCTACGTGATGGATCATTGAAGGCCGTCTTCACTGTTGATCTATTCAACGAGGGCGTCGATGTTCCCTCGATCAACACCGTGCTCTTCCTTCGGCCTACCAACAGTGCCACGGTCTTCCTTCAGCAGCTGGGCCGGGGCCTACGCATCACCAGGGACAAGCCTGTCCTCACGGTGCTCGACTTCGTGGGCACCCAGCGGAAGGAGTTCCGCTTCGACCGCAACCTCAGCGCCCTCACTGGCGTTCCCCGAGGTGAGCTCGAAGATGCCGTCAAGGATGGCTTTCCGACACTTCCCGCGGGATGTGCGATCGACCTTGATCGCGAAGTCAGTAAGTCGGTCCTAGCAAGCATCAAACATGCGCTGAGCTTCCGCCGTGCCGAAGCTGTGGCTGAACTGCGAGCCTTGGACGATCCGTCGTTGTCCGAATACTTGCAGCGCACCGGGCGTGAACTCGAAGACCTTTATGGGGGCACCCGTGGAGGCTGGGCCCGGCTTCGTCGCGAAGCTGGTCTCGACCATCGTCCGGTACCTGACGGGCGCGATGACGACTTGCTCGGCCGGACGTTCAGCCGAATGCTGCACCTCGACGACCGCCAGCGCATTACCTTCCTCAAGGAGACGCTGGAGCAACCCACACCACCATCACTCACCACAGCGTCTCCTATAGAACAGCGCCTCCTCGCCATGCTCCACGCCCTTATGGACAGCAGTCGTCCACTCAGCGAGTTCGACGACAATGTCGGCCGGCTCTGGGATCATCCTTCCCGCCGCGAAGAACTGATCCAGGTAACAGACGTTCTCCTCAGCCGCATTCACCGGGTCATGTCAACCATCCCAGAAATCAGCCACCTGCCTCTTCGGCTGCACGCCAGGTACAGCAAAGATGAGATTCTTTCTTCTTTCGGTATCGAGAAGCCTCGATCTTGGGTTCAGGGCATTCGATGGGTTGACGAAGAGAAGGCTGACCTATTCTTCGTCACGATCAATAAGACTGGCAAGGGATTCAAGCCCTCGACGATGTACAACGACCGGGCCATCACGCCGCAGTTGTTCCAGTGGGAGAGCCAATCTGAAACCCGCGAGTCGTCACGCGACGGACAGCGCTACATCCACCACGTCTCCCGCGGCTCCACGGTCCACCTCTTCCTCCGCGAAACCAAGGCAGGCGCTCCGCCCTACCTCTACGCCGGCCCGATGACCTACCTGTCGCATGAGGGAGAGCGCCCCATGCGCATTCTGTGGGAGCTCCGAAACGCGATGCCCGCAGACGTCTTCCACTACGCCAAGGTGACCGCCGGATAG
- a CDS encoding MFS transporter — protein MSAVGSQREARRSGRALLAVACVGLFVTQLDLTVVNVAVTAVREDLNASLAAGTWVVAAYFVTFAAFMLSFGDIGDLYGRHRVFLGGLVVFTAASVGCAVAPGVGWLIAARAGQGVAGAAVLVSSLALIVHGFPAGERARAIGWWSAVAGLSMVVGPVLGGLLVDGFGWRSVFWINLPIGVVGVLAGYRVLPRVPGVRDRGLDWAGQVLAVAAIGALAWALETGWRSPAALGAFAAAFVGIVVFVRVERRSGHPLVPMDLFRSVPFAGANGAALLLNAATLGLLFLLSLKYTAGLGAAEAGARIAPLFAAYALVSPFGGRIAARHGPRLPAALGTAVAGACVLVLPHVGTLPGVALLVLAGLGIGMALPAIVTTAVGAVPAERGGLGSGLNNTARQIGGTFGVALLGGVAAAEGVGAALVFDAVAYLLAALVAVLALPKGT, from the coding sequence GTGAGCGCGGTGGGGTCCCAGCGGGAGGCGCGGCGCAGTGGACGGGCGCTGCTGGCGGTGGCCTGCGTCGGGCTGTTCGTGACGCAGCTCGATCTGACGGTCGTGAACGTCGCGGTCACCGCGGTTCGGGAGGATCTGAACGCCTCGTTGGCGGCTGGGACGTGGGTCGTGGCGGCCTATTTCGTCACGTTCGCGGCGTTCATGCTGAGCTTTGGGGACATCGGGGATCTGTATGGGAGGCACCGCGTCTTCCTGGGTGGGCTCGTCGTGTTCACTGCCGCGTCCGTCGGGTGCGCCGTCGCTCCGGGCGTTGGATGGCTGATCGCGGCCAGGGCCGGGCAGGGGGTGGCGGGTGCGGCCGTTCTCGTGTCGTCGCTGGCGCTGATCGTGCACGGGTTTCCGGCCGGGGAGCGGGCGCGCGCGATCGGGTGGTGGTCGGCGGTCGCCGGGCTGTCGATGGTGGTGGGTCCCGTGCTCGGCGGGCTGCTGGTCGACGGGTTCGGCTGGCGGTCGGTGTTCTGGATCAATCTGCCGATCGGCGTCGTCGGAGTACTCGCCGGATACCGGGTGCTGCCGCGCGTGCCCGGCGTGCGTGACAGGGGACTGGACTGGGCGGGACAGGTACTCGCGGTCGCCGCGATCGGCGCGCTGGCCTGGGCGCTGGAGACCGGATGGCGCTCGCCTGCCGCGTTGGGCGCGTTTGCTGCGGCGTTCGTGGGGATCGTGGTTTTCGTTCGGGTCGAGAGGCGGTCCGGGCATCCGCTGGTACCGATGGATCTGTTTCGGTCTGTGCCGTTCGCGGGTGCCAACGGGGCGGCTCTTCTCCTGAACGCGGCCACGCTCGGGCTGCTGTTCCTACTCAGCCTCAAGTACACGGCGGGGCTCGGTGCGGCCGAGGCCGGGGCTCGGATCGCGCCGCTGTTCGCCGCCTATGCGCTGGTGTCACCGTTTGGTGGGCGGATCGCGGCCAGGCACGGGCCGCGGTTGCCTGCGGCGCTCGGGACCGCGGTGGCCGGGGCCTGTGTGCTGGTTCTGCCGCATGTCGGGACATTGCCCGGGGTCGCGCTGCTGGTCCTGGCCGGGCTCGGGATCGGGATGGCGTTGCCGGCGATCGTCACGACGGCCGTGGGGGCGGTGCCGGCTGAGCGGGGTGGGCTCGGGTCCGGGCTCAACAACACGGCGCGTCAGATCGGCGGCACGTTCGGGGTGGCGCTGCTCGGCGGGGTGGCGGCTGCCGAGGGTGTCGGGGCTGCGTTGGTGTTCGACGCCGTCGCTTATCTCCTTGCCGCGCTGGTCGCGGTGCTGGCTCTGCCGAAGGGAACCTGA
- a CDS encoding amidohydrolase family protein, which translates to MWEVERVIDADGHVMEPLWLWRDYLDPAFRDRGLRVLRDANDGDKLLIDGAPSRLIRRLGGVVPREGQKIPDWNHLPCRPHFASYEESCTVASWQGPARLEWLDKSGIDATFLFPSLGLIWPREADPVSPYAVAHFDAYNRWVRDMAADSTGRLIPVAQIAHTDSVSADLTHLAEVGFRHVMLPMGVGQSLRGVDAFFAAAQDFEFVVHLHKVAIPHLLPTASPTDLRTAGAGAFYNHVNEVLPGQLLLAALLDDRVLDRFPRLRFAFHECGAGWLPAWLDRARESWETLRSNRSSDLPEHPPSDYFTDADRIFFSVGLGEDLAATPGWLRRRSMLATDYPHPGTPACPASSWTRPLRPLPISDANAVAAGNAARLISAKGG; encoded by the coding sequence ATGTGGGAAGTCGAAAGGGTCATCGACGCCGACGGTCATGTGATGGAGCCGCTCTGGCTCTGGCGTGACTACCTGGATCCGGCCTTCCGGGACCGGGGCCTGCGCGTCCTCAGGGACGCGAATGATGGTGACAAGCTGCTCATTGACGGTGCTCCGTCGCGGTTGATCCGCCGTCTCGGGGGTGTGGTGCCCAGGGAGGGGCAGAAGATTCCCGATTGGAATCATCTCCCTTGCAGGCCGCACTTCGCCTCCTACGAGGAGTCCTGCACCGTCGCGTCGTGGCAGGGGCCCGCCCGGCTGGAGTGGCTGGACAAGTCCGGGATCGACGCGACGTTCCTGTTCCCGAGCCTGGGGCTCATCTGGCCTCGGGAAGCAGATCCCGTCAGCCCGTACGCAGTGGCGCACTTCGATGCCTACAACCGCTGGGTTCGCGACATGGCCGCCGATTCAACGGGCCGATTGATCCCCGTGGCCCAGATCGCTCACACGGACTCCGTCAGCGCGGACCTGACGCACTTGGCCGAGGTGGGTTTCCGGCACGTCATGCTTCCCATGGGCGTCGGACAGAGCCTGCGCGGCGTCGACGCGTTCTTCGCGGCCGCCCAAGACTTTGAGTTCGTGGTTCACCTCCACAAGGTCGCGATCCCGCATCTACTGCCGACCGCGTCGCCGACGGATCTGCGCACCGCCGGTGCCGGGGCGTTCTACAACCACGTGAACGAGGTGCTTCCCGGGCAGCTTCTGCTCGCCGCGCTTCTCGATGACCGCGTCCTGGACCGGTTTCCGCGTCTGCGCTTTGCCTTCCACGAGTGCGGCGCGGGCTGGCTGCCGGCATGGCTCGACCGAGCCCGCGAATCGTGGGAGACCCTGCGCAGCAACCGGTCCTCGGATCTGCCGGAGCATCCGCCGAGTGACTACTTCACAGACGCCGACAGGATCTTCTTCTCCGTCGGCCTCGGTGAAGACCTGGCCGCCACGCCGGGATGGCTGCGCCGTCGATCGATGCTGGCCACCGACTATCCGCATCCCGGTACTCCAGCCTGTCCCGCCTCTTCTTGGACGAGGCCGCTTCGGCCACTGCCGATCTCCGACGCCAACGCCGTCGCCGCTGGGAACGCAGCACGCCTCATCTCTGCGAAAGGTGGCTGA
- a CDS encoding prephenate dehydratase, which produces MLLSVNSFSDSYPRSLGEAVAFLGPAGTFTHQAVMADPVLAGKRQVPVSTAAGVVEAVRAGVVGFGVLAWENSVAGLVGATLDLLATPPERGASVWIERSVEIPVAFSLWGRGGASFEEISVVASHSHALAQCEGWLRGALPGAALLATHSTVAARGTAAADATGRTAAIGAPGVVVADGLEVLADGVADEAAASTRFVVLSQGAPAGGEDGERTLLACFQPVNRPGSLLPILEPFALAGVDLLHIESRPTRRKLGDYYFLLEVAAGPARLGGVLAALAEARMRVRVLGALPGRLVAA; this is translated from the coding sequence ATGCTCTTATCTGTGAATAGTTTCTCAGATAGTTACCCGCGTAGCCTCGGCGAGGCTGTGGCGTTTCTTGGGCCGGCTGGGACGTTCACGCATCAGGCCGTGATGGCGGATCCGGTGCTGGCCGGGAAGCGGCAGGTGCCGGTTTCGACAGCGGCGGGGGTTGTGGAGGCCGTGCGGGCGGGGGTGGTGGGGTTCGGGGTGCTGGCCTGGGAGAACTCGGTCGCGGGGTTGGTGGGGGCGACGTTGGATCTGCTGGCGACGCCGCCGGAGCGGGGGGCGTCGGTGTGGATCGAGCGGTCGGTGGAGATTCCTGTTGCGTTCTCGCTTTGGGGGCGGGGTGGGGCTTCGTTTGAGGAGATCTCCGTGGTCGCGTCGCACAGCCATGCGCTTGCGCAGTGCGAGGGGTGGTTGCGGGGGGCGCTGCCTGGGGCGGCGCTGCTGGCGACGCATTCGACGGTGGCGGCGCGAGGCACAGCGGCGGCCGACGCCACGGGACGGACTGCGGCGATCGGTGCACCGGGGGTCGTCGTGGCTGATGGGCTGGAGGTGCTTGCAGACGGGGTGGCCGACGAGGCTGCGGCGAGTACCCGGTTCGTGGTGCTCAGCCAGGGGGCTCCGGCGGGTGGCGAAGACGGTGAGCGGACCCTGCTGGCCTGCTTTCAGCCTGTGAACAGGCCCGGGTCGCTGCTGCCGATTCTGGAGCCGTTCGCGCTGGCCGGTGTTGACCTGCTGCATATCGAGTCGCGGCCTACGCGTCGGAAGCTTGGGGACTACTACTTCCTGCTGGAGGTCGCGGCCGGTCCTGCGCGACTCGGCGGGGTACTTGCGGCGCTGGCGGAGGCGCGGATGCGGGTGCGGGTACTGGGGGCGCTGCCGGGGCGTTTGGTGGCGGCGTGA
- a CDS encoding DUF6879 family protein, giving the protein MGLELRPVADLRTFAELFRSAKSELLHLELRDVYAVDYEDAVWRAWADGGRPRRLPRDEDAYWDLTAETTARGVRMRRARIVSTPVGEYHRFLHAWGYRNLECGEDVRWLPRDQATDLRLPGNDLWMVDSTRVMFNLFDGDGRPKASQLSDDAALVKFCAEAFEAVWERAVDHADFAL; this is encoded by the coding sequence GTGGGTCTGGAGCTTAGGCCGGTCGCCGACCTCCGGACGTTCGCGGAACTGTTCCGGTCGGCGAAGTCCGAGCTGCTCCACCTGGAGCTGCGGGACGTCTACGCCGTCGACTACGAGGACGCCGTCTGGCGCGCCTGGGCGGACGGCGGACGGCCGCGCAGGCTGCCTCGTGACGAGGACGCCTACTGGGATCTGACGGCGGAGACCACGGCTCGTGGTGTGCGGATGAGGCGTGCCCGCATCGTCTCGACGCCGGTGGGCGAGTACCACCGGTTCCTGCACGCCTGGGGGTACCGGAATCTGGAGTGCGGCGAGGACGTCCGGTGGCTGCCCCGTGATCAGGCCACAGACCTGCGGCTGCCGGGCAACGACCTGTGGATGGTCGACTCCACGCGGGTCATGTTCAATCTGTTCGACGGCGACGGGCGGCCGAAGGCGTCCCAGCTCAGCGACGATGCGGCCCTCGTGAAGTTCTGTGCGGAGGCGTTCGAAGCCGTGTGGGAGCGGGCCGTGGACCACGCGGACTTCGCTCTCTGA
- a CDS encoding helix-turn-helix domain-containing protein produces MPPVPRPSPKSGVQQARQALADRLRDLRVRAGLSATGLARAAGWHQTKVSKLEHTITSPSVEDIRVWCRLCGAQDEAEDLIAVARTVSSAYVEWKRRQRTGLRQVQESYLPLWERITRFRVYEPGLLPGLFQVPAYAEAVLRSVISFNRIPDDLVEAVEARMERRKVLDDLGRTFAVVIEEQALVTRYGGAATMATQLGHLLTVMARPNISLSIVPATAPREGMWPLNGFWIYDSERVITELLTAEVTITQPSEIAVYERAFAALTAAAVHGADARALIQSALRSLH; encoded by the coding sequence ATGCCTCCTGTACCTCGCCCCTCGCCGAAGTCCGGGGTGCAGCAGGCCCGTCAAGCGCTGGCCGACCGGCTTCGCGACCTGCGCGTCCGGGCTGGGCTGTCCGCCACGGGTCTGGCCCGGGCGGCGGGCTGGCACCAGACGAAGGTGTCGAAGCTCGAGCACACCATCACCTCCCCATCAGTCGAGGACATCCGCGTGTGGTGCCGGCTGTGCGGCGCCCAGGACGAGGCCGAAGACCTGATCGCGGTGGCGCGGACGGTGTCGTCGGCGTACGTGGAGTGGAAACGCAGGCAGCGCACCGGGCTCCGCCAAGTACAGGAGTCCTACCTCCCGCTGTGGGAGCGGATCACCCGGTTCCGCGTCTACGAGCCCGGCCTGCTGCCCGGCCTGTTCCAGGTACCCGCCTACGCCGAGGCCGTCCTTCGGTCGGTGATCTCGTTCAACCGGATCCCCGACGACCTCGTCGAAGCGGTCGAAGCACGGATGGAACGTCGAAAGGTCCTGGACGACCTGGGCAGGACCTTCGCCGTGGTCATCGAGGAGCAAGCCCTGGTCACTCGCTATGGCGGCGCGGCGACCATGGCGACCCAACTCGGCCACCTCCTGACGGTGATGGCCCGACCGAACATCTCGCTCAGCATCGTCCCCGCGACCGCTCCCCGCGAGGGCATGTGGCCACTGAACGGCTTCTGGATCTACGACTCCGAACGCGTCATCACCGAACTGCTCACCGCCGAAGTGACCATCACCCAGCCCTCGGAGATAGCGGTCTACGAGCGGGCCTTCGCCGCCCTGACCGCGGCCGCCGTGCACGGCGCCGACGCCCGCGCACTGATCCAGTCCGCACTCCGAAGCCTGCACTGA
- a CDS encoding DUF397 domain-containing protein, with product MERDWFKSSYSQGDNTDCLEVAFTGGTRLVRDSKNPSGPVLTLTVASYRDLLATLKSQ from the coding sequence ATGGAGCGTGACTGGTTCAAGAGCAGCTACAGCCAGGGAGACAACACCGACTGCCTGGAAGTCGCCTTCACCGGTGGCACCCGCCTCGTTCGCGACAGCAAGAACCCCTCCGGCCCCGTCCTCACCCTGACTGTCGCTAGCTACCGAGACCTCCTCGCCACCCTGAAGTCGCAGTGA
- a CDS encoding YciI family protein, translated as MLILVYCLDKPGAQALRVVTRPAHLRYMIAARDRLPFGGPLHDDAGAVIGSVFALEAEDQGAAEEFLAGEPYFRAGLFARVVTHPMVAMVPEAWPGRLAEELVKAERAALA; from the coding sequence ATGCTGATCCTCGTCTATTGCCTCGACAAGCCGGGAGCGCAGGCGCTGCGGGTCGTGACGCGGCCCGCGCATCTGCGGTACATGATCGCCGCGCGGGACCGGCTGCCGTTCGGCGGGCCGCTGCACGATGACGCGGGCGCCGTGATCGGCTCGGTGTTCGCGCTGGAGGCCGAGGACCAAGGAGCCGCCGAGGAGTTCCTGGCCGGTGAGCCCTATTTCCGGGCTGGGCTGTTCGCGCGGGTCGTGACGCATCCGATGGTGGCGATGGTGCCGGAGGCGTGGCCGGGGAGGCTTGCCGAGGAACTCGTCAAGGCCGAGCGGGCGGCTCTCGCCTGA
- a CDS encoding TetR/AcrR family transcriptional regulator gives MPKSPAPETSKRRTRSDFLASRRALLGAVETLLAERRGPHFSLTELAQEAGISTATAYRHFPDVRGALEAYYEQLILGLIEQMNALPDEGDPIARFEAVCLLWVQQGSRWARAAVHIRSWRGFLDRLHDGDPLVRAIHETLAEVLGALWAAGHIAPQPIEYAVLVWETLFDERVIVDLLDTLDWPVERVAAELTQTVLSALRREPPARP, from the coding sequence CTCGCCAGCAGGCGCGCGCTGCTCGGCGCCGTCGAGACCCTGCTCGCCGAGCGCCGCGGCCCGCACTTCAGCCTCACCGAGCTCGCCCAGGAGGCGGGCATCTCCACCGCCACCGCCTACCGCCACTTCCCCGACGTGCGGGGCGCGCTCGAGGCGTACTACGAGCAGCTCATCCTCGGCCTGATCGAGCAGATGAACGCCCTCCCCGACGAGGGCGACCCCATCGCCCGGTTCGAGGCGGTGTGCCTGCTCTGGGTGCAGCAGGGCTCCCGCTGGGCGCGCGCCGCGGTCCACATCCGCTCCTGGCGGGGCTTCCTCGACCGCCTGCACGACGGCGACCCGCTCGTCCGCGCGATCCACGAGACCCTCGCCGAAGTCCTCGGCGCCCTGTGGGCCGCCGGGCACATCGCCCCGCAGCCGATCGAATACGCGGTCCTCGTCTGGGAGACCCTGTTCGACGAACGCGTCATCGTCGACCTCCTGGACACCCTCGACTGGCCCGTCGAACGCGTCGCCGCCGAACTGACCCAGACCGTGCTGTCGGCCCTCAGGCGAGAGCCGCCCGCTCGGCCTTGA